One segment of Fusobacteriaceae bacterium DNA contains the following:
- the leuD gene encoding 3-isopropylmalate dehydratase small subunit: protein MNAKGRAQKYGDNVDTDVIIPARYLNTQDPAELASYCMIDIDPAFRGRIEPGDILAGGGNFGCGSSREHAPIAIKASGISCVIAKSFARIFYRNAINIGLPILECPEAGDKIRQGDEIAVDFDSGVITNLTRNERYQAQPFPEFIKDIIAKNGLMNAIGKRG from the coding sequence ATGAACGCGAAAGGAAGAGCGCAAAAATACGGCGACAACGTCGACACCGACGTCATTATTCCCGCAAGGTACCTGAATACCCAGGACCCGGCGGAATTGGCCTCTTACTGCATGATCGACATCGATCCCGCCTTCCGGGGCCGGATCGAGCCCGGAGATATCCTCGCGGGCGGCGGCAATTTCGGCTGCGGATCGAGCCGTGAACACGCCCCGATTGCCATCAAGGCCAGCGGGATTTCCTGCGTCATCGCCAAGAGCTTCGCCCGGATCTTCTACCGGAACGCCATCAACATCGGCCTGCCGATCCTCGAATGTCCCGAAGCCGGCGACAAGATCCGCCAGGGCGACGAGATCGCCGTGGATTTTGATTCGGGCGTCATCACGAATCTCACGCGGAATGAACGCTATCAAGCCCAGCCCTTTCCGGAATTCATCAAGGACATCATCGCGAAAAACGGCTTGATGAACGCCATCGGCAAGAGGGGGTAG
- the leuB gene encoding 3-isopropylmalate dehydrogenase: protein MRKTIALIRGDGIGPEIVGEARRVLETVAEKYGREFIFTEVDGGGAAIERYGEPMPERSLEACLAADAVLLGALGHPKYDGVAPAIRPEKGLLKLRQALGLFANIRPAKLIPALKEASPLRADIRDRGIDFLIVRELIGGIYFGKRKTEEIDGVMTATDTLRYSKPEIERIARVAFELAAKRKRRVLSVDKENVLDSSKLWRKTVADVAAAYPGVALSHMLVDNAAMQIVKDPAQFDVVVTENMFGDILSDEASMITGSIGLIPSWSTGEGKRGLYEPIHGSAPDIAGKNLANPIGTILSAAQLLRHSLDLEEEARAVEAAVERVLAAGYRTADIAGPGEKYLACAEMGERIRREIS from the coding sequence ATGCGGAAAACCATCGCCCTGATCCGGGGAGACGGCATCGGACCCGAGATCGTCGGGGAAGCCCGGCGGGTTCTGGAAACCGTCGCCGAAAAATACGGCCGTGAATTTATTTTTACGGAAGTGGACGGAGGAGGGGCCGCCATCGAGCGCTACGGGGAACCCATGCCGGAACGCTCCCTCGAGGCCTGTCTCGCGGCGGACGCGGTCCTGCTGGGGGCCCTCGGGCATCCGAAATATGACGGGGTTGCCCCCGCCATCCGGCCCGAAAAGGGCTTGCTGAAACTGCGGCAGGCGCTGGGGCTCTTCGCCAATATCCGGCCCGCGAAACTGATCCCGGCCTTGAAGGAGGCCTCGCCGCTCCGGGCGGATATCCGCGATCGGGGCATCGATTTTCTCATTGTGCGGGAACTGATCGGGGGGATCTATTTCGGGAAACGCAAGACCGAAGAGATCGATGGCGTCATGACCGCCACCGATACGCTCCGCTACAGCAAACCCGAAATCGAGCGGATCGCCCGGGTGGCCTTCGAATTGGCCGCCAAAAGAAAAAGACGGGTCTTATCCGTCGACAAGGAAAACGTATTGGACAGCTCAAAGCTCTGGCGGAAGACCGTCGCGGACGTCGCGGCGGCCTATCCGGGCGTCGCCCTTTCCCATATGCTGGTGGATAACGCCGCCATGCAAATCGTCAAAGATCCCGCGCAGTTTGACGTTGTCGTGACCGAAAACATGTTCGGGGATATTCTCTCCGACGAGGCCAGCATGATCACGGGCTCCATCGGACTCATCCCGTCCTGGAGCACAGGGGAAGGCAAGCGCGGCCTCTATGAGCCCATCCACGGGAGCGCTCCCGACATCGCGGGAAAGAATCTCGCCAATCCCATCGGGACCATCCTTTCGGCGGCGCAGTTGCTGCGCCATTCCCTCGATCTCGAGGAAGAGGCCCGGGCCGTGGAAGCGGCCGTGGAAAGGGTCCTCGCCGCCGGATACCGGACCGCCGATATCGCGGGGCCGGGGGAGAAGTATCTCGCGTGCGCGGAAATGGGGGAGCGGATACGGAGGGAGATATCTTGA
- a CDS encoding dihydrofolate reductase: MKSPFKTAPVELNLIVCLGKDNLLGDANPAGNGLLWHSAEELRYYKSRTVGNVVLFGLTTAQYVPLELMKKNRTVEVLDFGMDIDGILAKYADSGKSVFICGGYSIYILFLENYVLDHLYISRLKPHVPVAAAKSPLYFPDPAAFGYKLAESVEHEDFFAESWVLK; this comes from the coding sequence ATGAAATCGCCATTTAAAACCGCCCCGGTGGAATTGAACCTGATCGTCTGCCTCGGCAAAGACAACCTCCTCGGAGACGCCAACCCCGCAGGTAACGGGCTGCTCTGGCACTCTGCCGAAGAATTGCGCTACTACAAATCCCGAACCGTCGGAAACGTAGTCCTTTTCGGGCTCACGACAGCGCAGTACGTACCCCTTGAGTTGATGAAGAAAAACAGGACCGTGGAGGTCCTGGATTTCGGCATGGATATCGACGGCATCCTCGCGAAGTACGCGGACTCCGGAAAATCCGTTTTTATTTGCGGCGGCTACAGCATTTACATACTATTTCTGGAAAATTACGTCCTCGACCATCTGTATATTTCCCGCCTGAAGCCCCACGTGCCTGTGGCTGCGGCGAAAAGCCCGCTCTATTTCCCCGATCCGGCCGCTTTCGGATACAAGCTCGCCGAATCCGTCGAGCATGAGGATTTTTTCGCGGAAAGCTGGGTTTTAAAATAA
- the thyA gene encoding thymidylate synthase codes for MSTFDLVYHKIVETIDREGTWSKGAVRTKYADGSPAHYKSFIGYQFRIDNGTDELCLITTRFAPTKDPIRELYWIWILQSNDVNTLNALKCKYWDEWKRPDGTIGKAYGYEIGRPVFKYRNQLDYVLGELKHNPASRRIMTEIWVPEDLADMALTPCVHLTQWSVVDGKLYLEVRQRSCDVALGLVANVYQYSILHKLVALECGLKPAEIIWNIHNMHIYDRHMEKILEQVKRPVYDGATARIANFTSIYEFKPDDVVVENYQYGEKISYEIAI; via the coding sequence ATGAGCACATTCGATCTTGTTTATCATAAAATCGTCGAAACCATCGACCGGGAAGGGACGTGGAGTAAAGGCGCGGTGCGGACAAAATACGCCGACGGCAGTCCGGCCCACTACAAGAGCTTTATCGGCTATCAGTTCCGGATCGACAACGGGACCGACGAACTCTGCCTGATTACGACGCGCTTCGCGCCGACGAAGGACCCGATCCGGGAACTTTACTGGATCTGGATCCTGCAATCCAACGACGTCAATACTCTGAACGCGCTCAAATGCAAGTATTGGGACGAATGGAAGCGCCCCGACGGGACCATCGGCAAGGCTTACGGCTACGAGATCGGCCGCCCGGTCTTCAAGTACCGCAATCAGCTGGACTACGTGCTGGGGGAATTGAAACACAATCCCGCCAGCCGCCGGATCATGACGGAGATCTGGGTCCCGGAGGACCTGGCGGATATGGCCCTCACGCCCTGTGTGCATCTGACCCAATGGAGCGTCGTGGACGGGAAACTCTACCTTGAGGTCCGGCAGCGGAGTTGCGATGTGGCCCTGGGGCTCGTGGCCAATGTGTACCAGTATTCGATTCTCCACAAGCTTGTGGCCCTTGAGTGCGGGCTGAAACCGGCGGAGATCATTTGGAACATCCATAATATGCACATTTACGACAGACATATGGAGAAGATCCTCGAGCAGGTCAAACGCCCGGTTTACGACGGCGCCACCGCCCGGATCGCCAATTTTACCTCGATCTATGAATTCAAACCCGACGACGTCGTCGTGGAAAATTATCAGTACGGAGAGAAAATTTCTTATGAAATCGCCATTTAA
- a CDS encoding type II toxin-antitoxin system RelB/DinJ family antitoxin produces the protein MENKDSTSITFRIDRNLKKEAEDLFRGIGLNMTTAYTIFLKKSIEQHGIPFPVKRRPNKATLEAFKEEEEIMKHPESTKSYDTFSEILEEIQQEIAEEA, from the coding sequence ATGGAGAATAAGGATTCTACAAGTATAACATTCCGGATTGACAGGAACTTGAAAAAAGAGGCTGAGGATTTATTTCGAGGAATTGGATTGAACATGACAACGGCATACACGATTTTTTTGAAAAAATCTATTGAACAGCATGGTATCCCGTTTCCCGTGAAGCGAAGACCGAATAAGGCAACATTGGAGGCATTCAAGGAAGAAGAAGAAATTATGAAGCATCCTGAAAGTACCAAAAGCTACGATACTTTCTCTGAGATACTGGAAGAAATCCAACAGGAAATCGCGGAGGAAGCATGA
- a CDS encoding TIGR00366 family protein yields MAESKAVKKFKFPDSFVLIGILILITAILTYVVPSGVYDMVKNEAGTSVVDPNSFHFVERTPTTIIQLFKAFYVGLSRNYATIFLVMLVGGYFKVINETKAISNGLSILFGKMKDRALLILPFVLICFHILGTTGVVVNSVVAFIPLGLLVASQMGLDRIAAVGIIYAACYGGWGTSFMGATSVQLAQSIAGIPILSGVGLRLVVTAITGVATVIYVMRYCSKVKKDPEASYLYGTEWADFGAMKHVDGVYTFGVKEAIILVLTFGGIIIYVIGTVKYGWGNDWFMAILLFVAIVSGKLVGMSLNEIAQTFMKGLREMSYGAILIGWASIISVLLTDGKIIHTLIWAASLPLRAMPGTIGAVMMFLINSVFNFFVPSASGQAAIVMPIMGPLADVVGLSRQISVLAYQYGDGLSNTIVPTSGVLMGVLGVAEIPFQKWLKFMIPLFLIWTVICALAMVASVMIGYH; encoded by the coding sequence ATGGCAGAGTCAAAAGCGGTAAAAAAATTCAAGTTCCCTGATTCTTTCGTTCTGATCGGGATCCTGATCCTCATCACGGCAATCCTCACCTATGTCGTCCCCTCGGGCGTCTACGACATGGTCAAAAACGAAGCCGGCACCAGCGTGGTGGATCCCAATTCCTTTCACTTTGTAGAGCGGACGCCGACGACGATCATCCAACTGTTCAAGGCCTTTTATGTCGGACTCAGCCGGAATTACGCGACCATTTTCCTCGTTATGCTCGTCGGCGGCTATTTCAAGGTCATCAACGAGACCAAGGCCATTTCCAACGGCCTTTCGATCCTCTTCGGAAAAATGAAGGACCGGGCCCTGCTGATCCTGCCCTTCGTGCTGATTTGCTTCCACATTCTGGGGACAACTGGCGTCGTGGTCAACTCCGTCGTGGCCTTTATCCCGCTGGGACTCCTCGTCGCGAGCCAGATGGGTCTTGACCGGATCGCGGCCGTCGGCATTATCTACGCGGCCTGCTACGGCGGCTGGGGAACTTCCTTTATGGGAGCGACCTCCGTGCAACTGGCCCAGTCCATCGCGGGAATCCCCATCTTGTCCGGCGTGGGCCTGCGCCTTGTGGTCACGGCCATTACCGGCGTCGCCACCGTGATCTATGTGATGCGCTACTGCTCCAAAGTAAAAAAAGATCCCGAAGCCAGCTATCTTTACGGTACGGAGTGGGCCGATTTCGGCGCGATGAAACATGTCGACGGCGTGTATACCTTCGGGGTCAAAGAGGCCATTATCCTTGTCCTGACCTTCGGCGGAATCATCATCTATGTAATCGGCACCGTAAAATACGGCTGGGGCAACGACTGGTTCATGGCTATTCTACTCTTTGTGGCCATCGTTTCGGGAAAACTCGTAGGCATGTCTTTGAATGAAATCGCCCAAACTTTCATGAAAGGACTCCGGGAAATGTCCTACGGCGCCATCCTCATCGGCTGGGCCAGCATCATTTCCGTGCTCCTCACTGACGGAAAGATTATTCACACGCTGATCTGGGCGGCCTCGCTGCCTCTCAGAGCCATGCCGGGAACCATCGGCGCCGTCATGATGTTCTTGATCAATTCCGTCTTCAATTTCTTCGTACCCTCGGCCTCGGGGCAGGCGGCTATCGTTATGCCCATTATGGGGCCTTTGGCCGATGTGGTGGGCCTGAGCCGCCAGATTTCAGTACTCGCCTATCAATACGGGGACGGGCTCTCCAATACCATCGTGCCCACCTCAGGCGTCCTCATGGGCGTTCTGGGCGTCGCGGAGATTCCTTTCCAGAAATGGCTCAAATTTATGATTCCCCTGTTTTTGATTTGGACAGTCATCTGTGCCCTTGCCATGGTGGCGTCCGTAATGATCGGCTATCATTGA
- a CDS encoding M20 family metallopeptidase: MANQIYSYLKSHEREIFDDLKELVRAEATSADLEELKTVRAVLIRLIRERTGVTPEVHRTPGGHDPLSFAWGKGEKDILLVGHFDTVIPIGSYALREEDGKLYGAGVLDMKAGLVSILWIVKAYRDLGIAPAKRLKVLMNCDEEIGSADSAPLIMEMARDNSAAALILEPCASSGDLKTGRKGGGGFTVKTYGKASHAGLEHKLGINAIEELAREIQYIHSLTDYEKGSTLSADVVTGGTKRNVVADFAQADVDFRYSSPAEYERIRQLIADYQPTVAGATREVVFGKCVPPMEQTPENLKLFALAEEAGKEVGLAFSHVFVGGISDGNPIAPYLPILDGLGPHGDGAHTLTEFIYIDQLIPRIAMVGNLILKI; the protein is encoded by the coding sequence ATGGCCAATCAGATTTATTCTTACCTGAAATCCCATGAACGGGAAATTTTTGACGATCTCAAGGAACTGGTCCGGGCGGAAGCCACTTCCGCCGACCTTGAGGAACTGAAGACCGTGAGGGCGGTCCTGATCCGCCTGATCCGGGAGCGGACCGGCGTGACGCCGGAAGTTCACCGGACGCCCGGCGGGCATGATCCCCTTTCATTTGCCTGGGGAAAAGGAGAGAAAGACATCCTCCTCGTCGGGCACTTCGATACCGTGATCCCTATCGGCTCCTACGCGCTCCGCGAAGAAGACGGCAAGCTCTACGGGGCGGGGGTCCTCGACATGAAAGCGGGTCTCGTCTCCATCCTCTGGATCGTCAAAGCCTACCGGGATCTGGGCATAGCGCCCGCGAAGAGGCTCAAAGTCCTTATGAACTGCGATGAGGAAATCGGAAGCGCGGATTCCGCGCCCCTCATTATGGAAATGGCCCGGGACAACAGCGCCGCGGCCCTGATTCTCGAGCCCTGCGCCTCAAGCGGGGATCTCAAGACCGGCCGCAAAGGAGGCGGCGGATTTACCGTCAAGACCTACGGGAAGGCCTCCCACGCGGGGCTGGAGCATAAGCTGGGCATAAACGCCATTGAGGAACTGGCCCGGGAAATCCAGTATATCCACTCGCTGACCGATTACGAAAAGGGCAGCACCCTCAGCGCCGATGTCGTCACCGGCGGGACCAAACGCAACGTCGTGGCCGATTTCGCGCAGGCGGACGTCGATTTCCGCTACTCGTCCCCGGCGGAATACGAGCGGATCCGGCAATTGATCGCCGATTACCAGCCGACGGTGGCGGGCGCGACCCGGGAGGTCGTATTCGGCAAATGCGTCCCGCCCATGGAGCAGACGCCGGAAAACTTGAAACTTTTCGCGCTGGCGGAGGAGGCCGGAAAAGAAGTCGGGCTCGCCTTTTCCCATGTCTTTGTGGGCGGCATCAGCGACGGCAACCCCATCGCCCCTTACCTTCCGATATTGGACGGTCTCGGCCCCCACGGCGACGGCGCCCACACGCTGACGGAATTTATCTATATCGATCAGCTGATCCCCCGGATCGCCATGGTCGGAAACTTGATCCTCAAGATCTGA
- a CDS encoding DMT family transporter, protein MTDRKRGFMLLIIASVLWSTGGMLLKLVTWNGFAVGGFRSLVSAVFISFFAKGINLKFTKWRVIGMIAYASTVILFAVANKMTTAANAIMLQYTAPVYAAIFGAKILGEKLRKRDILSIVVVLSGMVLFAAEGLQGGHLFGDALAILSGVTFAMVAVALKVEKDVDPVQNIFWGNVLAFAISAPFMRNISLTFYNISGVILLGVFQLGAAYVLYAKGMRYVTALEGSIIPMFEPILNPVWVFLTIGETPGRLAVLGGAVIIFGIFMREIIDFTQKRIIKKIPSS, encoded by the coding sequence TTGACAGACAGAAAAAGGGGCTTTATGCTCCTCATCATTGCGTCGGTCCTGTGGTCCACAGGGGGTATGCTGCTGAAACTCGTCACCTGGAACGGCTTCGCGGTGGGGGGCTTCCGCTCCCTGGTCTCGGCGGTTTTCATCTCGTTCTTCGCCAAGGGGATCAACCTGAAATTTACCAAATGGCGCGTGATCGGCATGATCGCCTACGCTTCCACGGTCATCCTCTTCGCGGTGGCGAACAAAATGACGACGGCCGCCAACGCCATTATGCTCCAGTACACGGCCCCGGTCTACGCGGCCATATTCGGCGCGAAAATTCTCGGCGAGAAGCTCCGGAAGCGGGATATTCTCTCGATTGTCGTGGTCCTCTCGGGCATGGTTCTCTTCGCGGCGGAAGGCTTGCAGGGCGGGCATTTGTTCGGGGATGCGCTGGCCATTCTCTCAGGCGTCACCTTCGCCATGGTGGCCGTGGCCCTCAAGGTCGAAAAAGACGTCGATCCCGTCCAGAATATCTTCTGGGGGAACGTGCTGGCCTTCGCGATCTCCGCGCCCTTTATGCGCAATATATCGCTGACCTTTTACAACATTTCCGGTGTAATCCTGCTGGGCGTCTTTCAACTGGGCGCGGCCTATGTGCTCTACGCCAAAGGCATGCGCTATGTGACGGCCCTCGAAGGGTCCATTATCCCCATGTTTGAGCCCATATTGAACCCCGTCTGGGTCTTTCTCACGATCGGGGAGACGCCGGGGCGCCTGGCCGTCCTCGGCGGCGCCGTCATCATCTTCGGCATCTTTATGCGGGAAATTATTGATTTCACGCAAAAACGGATCATAAAAAAAATCCCCTCGTCCTGA
- a CDS encoding amidohydrolase family protein, which yields MKIIDSHIHFRVDPEGHFTELAKQAGHENSEAHLRAVFRQYNIERAVVMGNYGTDPEANHYPDIFYYAVGVNHMTAAELTDPRILGNIEENLKRKTCVGVKLYPGYTHEYIYEKHYHGIYELVARYGKAVAIHTGLTANDKGVLKYSHPLVVDETAAQFQDTRFVMCHVGYPFLAEMEAVLEKNENVYGDLSGLIEGNFEIGEYVKTDYYFVEEVKKWLAILNRYDKLMYGTDWPLTNMGAYIDFVKYIVPEKYWNAVFYENAKRIYTM from the coding sequence ATGAAAATCATCGACAGCCATATTCATTTCCGGGTGGACCCCGAGGGTCATTTCACGGAGTTGGCGAAACAGGCGGGGCATGAGAACAGCGAGGCGCATTTGCGGGCTGTTTTCCGGCAGTACAACATCGAACGGGCCGTGGTTATGGGGAATTACGGGACAGATCCCGAGGCGAATCATTACCCCGATATTTTTTATTACGCCGTGGGCGTCAACCACATGACGGCGGCGGAACTGACTGATCCGCGCATTTTGGGAAACATCGAGGAAAATCTCAAGCGGAAGACCTGCGTCGGCGTCAAGCTCTACCCCGGTTATACCCACGAATATATCTACGAGAAGCATTACCACGGGATTTACGAGCTGGTCGCCCGTTACGGCAAGGCCGTCGCGATCCACACGGGGCTTACGGCCAACGACAAGGGCGTCCTCAAGTATTCCCACCCGCTGGTGGTGGACGAGACCGCGGCGCAATTCCAGGACACCCGCTTTGTCATGTGCCATGTGGGCTATCCTTTTCTCGCGGAAATGGAAGCGGTCCTCGAGAAAAACGAGAATGTGTACGGCGATCTCTCGGGCTTGATCGAGGGAAATTTTGAGATCGGAGAGTATGTGAAGACCGATTATTATTTTGTGGAGGAAGTCAAAAAATGGCTCGCGATCCTCAACCGCTACGACAAGCTCATGTACGGGACCGACTGGCCTTTGACGAATATGGGCGCGTATATTGACTTTGTGAAATATATCGTACCGGAAAAATATTGGAACGCGGTATTTTACGAAAACGCCAAGAGAATCTATACGATGTAA
- a CDS encoding MATE family efflux transporter, whose protein sequence is MPVQSATATISTPPENKLGTMKISRLILSMSIPIMISMLVQAMYNIVDSIYVARYDVDALTALSMAFPVQNLMIAVGVGASIGTNACLSQALGAKKFVRVNRVAMQAILLALLGSLVFICVGLAGIGPFMRSQTTIGPIIRHGSDYLFVVTVFSQGLFMQIMMEKLLQSTGKSIYFMITQLTGAVINIILDPIMIFGYLGCPAMGVTGAAAATVIGQYCASLLGLWFNLRVNTEIEFRLANLRPDWRILGKILSIGIPSMLMTSILSFTTVFLNRILISFTKYAVAVFGAYFKLQSFVFMPIFGLNNGIIPIVAYNYGARRKDRIKEAIFKAALYATIIMLAGLAVFHLFPRELLGLFNANDEMIAIGVPALRILSLCFIFAGFCIISMSVFTALGKAMYSLITTLVRQVFFLIPAAWLLSLLGNLDLIWFSFTIAEVASVLAILYFHVRVHRMLEKI, encoded by the coding sequence ATGCCAGTACAATCAGCAACGGCGACGATTTCGACGCCGCCGGAAAACAAATTGGGTACCATGAAAATCAGCCGTCTGATCCTCAGTATGTCCATCCCGATCATGATCTCCATGCTCGTGCAGGCCATGTACAACATCGTGGACAGCATCTATGTGGCGCGCTACGATGTGGACGCCCTGACGGCGCTCTCCATGGCCTTTCCGGTGCAAAACCTCATGATCGCCGTGGGGGTCGGCGCCTCCATCGGGACAAACGCCTGCCTTTCCCAGGCTCTCGGCGCGAAAAAATTCGTCCGGGTCAACCGGGTCGCCATGCAAGCCATCCTGCTGGCCCTCCTGGGTTCCCTGGTCTTCATCTGCGTAGGGCTTGCGGGCATCGGACCCTTTATGCGATCTCAAACCACTATCGGGCCCATTATCCGGCACGGCAGCGATTACCTTTTCGTCGTTACGGTCTTTTCTCAGGGGCTGTTCATGCAGATCATGATGGAAAAATTGCTCCAGTCCACCGGAAAAAGCATATATTTTATGATTACGCAACTGACCGGGGCCGTCATCAACATTATCCTGGACCCGATCATGATCTTCGGCTATCTGGGCTGCCCGGCCATGGGGGTCACGGGAGCCGCCGCCGCTACGGTAATCGGCCAGTATTGCGCGTCTTTGCTGGGTCTGTGGTTCAACCTGCGGGTCAATACGGAAATCGAGTTCCGCCTCGCGAATTTGCGGCCCGACTGGCGGATACTGGGGAAAATTCTCTCGATCGGGATCCCCTCCATGCTCATGACGTCCATCCTGTCCTTTACGACGGTCTTTCTCAACAGGATCCTGATCTCCTTCACCAAATACGCCGTGGCCGTATTCGGAGCGTATTTCAAGCTCCAGAGTTTCGTTTTTATGCCGATTTTCGGCTTGAATAACGGGATCATTCCGATTGTGGCCTACAATTACGGGGCCAGGCGCAAGGACAGAATCAAAGAAGCCATCTTCAAGGCGGCGCTCTACGCCACGATCATCATGCTCGCGGGGCTCGCGGTCTTTCATCTTTTCCCGCGGGAATTGCTGGGGCTCTTCAACGCCAACGACGAAATGATCGCAATCGGGGTGCCGGCGCTGCGGATTTTGAGTCTCTGCTTTATTTTCGCGGGTTTTTGTATCATCTCCATGTCGGTCTTTACGGCGCTGGGAAAGGCCATGTACAGCCTGATCACGACCCTTGTGCGGCAGGTGTTCTTCCTGATCCCGGCGGCCTGGTTGCTGTCGCTTTTGGGGAATCTGGATTTGATCTGGTTTTCCTTTACGATCGCGGAAGTGGCGTCTGTTTTGGCGATCTTATATTTTCACGTGCGGGTGCATCGGATGCTCGAGAAAATTTGA
- a CDS encoding class A beta-lactamase-related serine hydrolase, with product MDRLKGKIQEILEKYSGVKGFMLRDAGGIRMRVNENLVFPAASIIKLYILGALKKADFSEKLVLKSADKVGGFGILQYLGEGLAFSARDLAFFMIALSDNTATNMLIDFTGLEAVNRYIREIGATGTVLGRKMFDYAARDRGIENFTTPKDTATVLDILCGDSDKLAILKAQACNNKLPLFFNGAIPFAHKTGDLDGIEHDAGRMFFPDGWVDVLVFTKELQSKEDGVRINSEIGKLVFAHYRRG from the coding sequence ATGGACCGTCTGAAGGGAAAAATACAGGAAATCCTGGAAAAATACAGCGGCGTCAAAGGCTTTATGCTGAGAGACGCGGGCGGAATCCGCATGCGGGTCAACGAAAACCTTGTGTTTCCGGCCGCGAGCATCATCAAGCTCTACATTTTAGGCGCGCTCAAAAAAGCGGATTTTTCCGAAAAACTTGTGCTGAAAAGCGCCGACAAAGTCGGCGGCTTCGGGATTTTGCAATATCTTGGCGAAGGGCTTGCGTTCTCCGCCCGGGATCTGGCTTTCTTCATGATTGCCCTGAGCGACAACACGGCGACCAACATGCTGATCGATTTTACCGGCCTCGAGGCCGTCAACCGCTATATCCGGGAGATCGGGGCCACAGGGACCGTCCTCGGACGCAAAATGTTCGACTACGCCGCGAGGGACAGGGGGATTGAGAATTTTACGACGCCAAAAGACACGGCGACAGTGTTGGATATCCTCTGCGGAGACTCCGACAAACTGGCGATCCTGAAAGCCCAGGCCTGCAACAACAAGCTCCCCCTCTTTTTCAACGGCGCGATTCCCTTCGCCCACAAAACAGGCGATTTGGACGGCATTGAGCACGACGCGGGCAGGATGTTTTTCCCGGACGGTTGGGTGGACGTCCTCGTCTTTACGAAGGAACTGCAAAGCAAGGAAGACGGCGTCCGGATCAACAGCGAGATCGGGAAGCTTGTATTTGCGCATTATCGGCGCGGGTAA